Part of the Bacteroidota bacterium genome is shown below.
CGAAGTTTCGAACTCATCCATGGTCATAGCATCGCTGAGGCGGTAAATGCCAATGCGTGTGCGGCACAACGCAGATAAATAGGCGCCGCAGTTCAGTTCTGTTCCATAATCACGGGCAAGCGCTCTGATATAAGTTCCTTTACTGCACACTATTCTAAAATCAATGTCCGGTAACGCTATGCGCGTTATTTCAAATTCACTTATCGTTATTTTACGTGGTTCGAGAAGCACACTGCGCCCTTTGCGGGCATGTTCGTAAGCGCGTTTGCCGTCAATTTTTACAGCCGAAAAAATGGGCGGTTCCTGCATCAGTTCGCCAACAAATTTTTGTGCTGATTGATTAATAAGGCTTTCCGTAAGATGTGAATAATCAAAATGGGCATCTTCATCCGTTTCCATATCAAAAGAAGGTGTAGTTGCACCCATTCGGAAGGTTCCTGTATATTCCTTTTCCATGCCCTGAAACTCATCAATGCGCTTAGTAAATTTACCGGTACATACAATCAAAAGCCCCGTTGCAAGCGGATCAAGCGTACCTGCATGACCGGTTTTTACTTTTTTTAACCCGATACGATATTTTAAAATTACACGCATTTTACCTATCACATCAAACGAAGTCCATGCATAAGGCTTATTTATAAGAAGTGTTTCACCTTCTTCAAAATGATACTGACGTGATGTTTCCAAAATATTCAGATAATTTTTGTCGAAAATAATTTAAGAACTATGGGCGTGTTATTGAAAAACCAAATGAAACGAAGAATATTGCTCTTTGGTTCTCTGTGATATCTCTGTGAAATTTTTATCCCTTAACAAAATGAAGCTGCATTTCCCTAATTCAAACGCAAAGGAAAAAATGGCATTTCAAATCAGGCTGTTAACCACTGATGTTCAAATCCACGCCCAGTGCGAAAAGTATCAGCAATACAATACCAAGAACGATACGATAATAGCCAAACAGCTTGAATCCGTAGCGTGTCAGAAAAGTGATAAATGCTTTAATGGCAATGATGGCAACAACAAAAGCCACAACATTGCCAACCACCAATATTTTTATCTGGCTCTTTTCTATGGTGTCGTAAATTTTGAAAAGCTTATAGGCCGTGGCCGCGAACATGGTAGGAACGGCAAGGAAAAAAGAAAATTCAGCAGCATTTTTTCGTGTGAGCTTCTGGGTGAGCCCACCAACAATAGTTGCAGCAGAGCGGCTAACACCGGGTATCATCGCAAGCACCTGAAAAAGGCCTATTTTAAAGGCCGACATGTACTTTACTTCTTTGGTTTCATCCGTGTTTCCCTTGAACCATCTATCTACAAAAACAAGCACAATGCCACCTACAAGTAATGAAGCTGCCACGACTTCTATTCGCAGGAAATACTGTTCAATAATATTATTTAATAAAAATCCCAGAATTGCTGCCGGAATAAAAGCAATGAATAATTTAACATAGAAATTCACCGATTGAAGAAACCGCCGCCAATAGAGAATAAGCACTGAAAGTATAGAGCCAAGCTGAATGCAGACGGTAAACGCAGCAACAAATTTGTTATCGGGTGGAATCCCCAGCAGGGTTTCAACAATTATCATATGTCCTGTAGAGGAAACAGGCAGGAATTCTGTAATTCCCTGTACAATCGCGATTAGAATCGCCTCAAGATAGTTCATGCCTGAACTTTGTCTTTGGGTCTGATCATGATGGCGAATATTTCGATGGCGTAACCCAGCAACACCAGAATCGGGGCAACCGTGAGCCGCTGAGCATCGAAAATATCCGGATTAAACACGTTGGGGTCTTTGGAGCCGCCGCCAATCATCAGAATAAAGCCAATAGCCATAACCAGCAATCCCGAAAGCATCAGTATATAATTAATGCGACCAAACAGAAAAACAGGCTTTTTAACTTCAGTCCGTTGCCTTTGATATACAGGCTTTACAGGTTCTGCGGCTTTTACCTGAGGTGTTGCTGTTTCAGCAGTTTTCCTTATTACGGGCTTGTTCGGGATGTTTACTTTTTTCTTCTGAACCATATCTGTTAAGGTGTTTCAAAATCAATAATAGAGATAATCTATTTTAACTCGCAGAAATTTCCGCACTGCAAAGTACGTGGAAATCCACGAAATAATAAAGCCAATTATAAAAACAGAGGCAAACAACATCAAAAACAGGTCAATTTGCTGCAACGTAATAATATCCGGAATTTCCTGACGTGCAAACCAAATAACTACACCAAGGCCAATGGTACTGAGCAGTGATGCGATTAGCCCGTGAACCACACTTGTAATAAGAAAAGGCTTGCGGATAAACCGTTCGGTGGCGCCCACCAGCTGCATACTGCGAATTAGAAAACGCTTTGAATAGACCGACAGGCGGATGGTGTTATTAATAAGTGTTGTAGCAATAATCAGCAAAAGCACGCTGAATGCCAACAGCACAATACTTATTTTTTTCACATTTTCATTTACCAACGTAACTAACGAACGCTGATAATCCACTTCTTTAACATTCTCATTTTTTTCAAGGTCGGCCTTTATCTGGTCAAAGTTCTGAAGTTCGGCAAATTCAGCTTTCAGATGTACTTCAATGTAACTGTGCAGCGGATTATAACCGATTGTTTTAACGAAATCTTCGCCCAAAATTTTAGTAAAAGAAGCCGCAGCAGCATTTTCATCAATATATTCGGTTGATTTGATGTAATCCATCGCGTCAAGTTTTTTCTGCAACTGAATAATGTCGGCTTCTTTCGCATTTTTATTCATGTAAACAGAAAAGGCGATATTCTCTTTTACAAAGTCCGACAACTTCTGCGCGTGCAGCAGCAGCATTCCTAACAACCCTATAGCAAACAGCACCAACGCAATACTTACAATGGTGGTGATGTACGCCCCGTTCAGGCGTCTGCGGATAAAGCGGTCTTCTTTTCGTGCCATGTTGCGGTTTTGAAGTGTGTAAAAATAATAAAAATTGCCGACAGTAAGTGAAAAGTGATGCCTCTCAAAAATCAGGTTTTTTTTCTACCTTCGCAAATTCAATCAAAACAGCATATTGTTGCTCATTTACAAGATAAAAAGATGGAATATAATTTCACGGAAATAGAAAAGAAATGGAGAGAAATCTGGGAAAAGAACCGGGTTTATAAAACCGAGAACACCTCTGCCAAACCCAAATTTTATGTATTGGATATGTTCCCCTATCCTTCAGGTGCAGGGCTGCATGTAGGCCACCCCCTTGGGTATATTGCTTCAGATATTTATGCACGCTTTAAAAGGCAAACAGGGTTCAACGTTCTTCATCCAATGGGTTTTGATGCTTACGGATTGCCCGCCGAACAATACGCCATACAAACAGGGCAGCATCCGCTTATTACAACCGAGAAAAATATTACCCGCTACCGCGAACAGCTCAACCTGCTTGGCTTTTCATATGACTGGGATCGGGAAGTACGCACCTGCGAACCCCGCTATTACAAATGGACACAATGGGTGTTTATCAGATTGTTTCATTCATGGTACAACCATACGAGCGATAAAGCAGAAGATATATCCACGCTTATCGCGGAATTCGAAAGCAACGGAAATAAATCCGTTGATGCGGCATGCAGCGATGTGACCATTTTTACTGCCGAACAGTGGAAGT
Proteins encoded:
- a CDS encoding permease-like cell division protein FtsX, producing MARKEDRFIRRRLNGAYITTIVSIALVLFAIGLLGMLLLHAQKLSDFVKENIAFSVYMNKNAKEADIIQLQKKLDAMDYIKSTEYIDENAAAASFTKILGEDFVKTIGYNPLHSYIEVHLKAEFAELQNFDQIKADLEKNENVKEVDYQRSLVTLVNENVKKISIVLLAFSVLLLIIATTLINNTIRLSVYSKRFLIRSMQLVGATERFIRKPFLITSVVHGLIASLLSTIGLGVVIWFARQEIPDIITLQQIDLFLMLFASVFIIGFIISWISTYFAVRKFLRVKIDYLYY
- the truB gene encoding tRNA pseudouridine(55) synthase TruB; this translates as METSRQYHFEEGETLLINKPYAWTSFDVIGKMRVILKYRIGLKKVKTGHAGTLDPLATGLLIVCTGKFTKRIDEFQGMEKEYTGTFRMGATTPSFDMETDEDAHFDYSHLTESLINQSAQKFVGELMQEPPIFSAVKIDGKRAYEHARKGRSVLLEPRKITISEFEITRIALPDIDFRIVCSKGTYIRALARDYGTELNCGAYLSALCRTRIGIYRLSDAMTMDEFETSVQPLIQSQ
- a CDS encoding undecaprenyl-diphosphate phosphatase, encoding MNYLEAILIAIVQGITEFLPVSSTGHMIIVETLLGIPPDNKFVAAFTVCIQLGSILSVLILYWRRFLQSVNFYVKLFIAFIPAAILGFLLNNIIEQYFLRIEVVAASLLVGGIVLVFVDRWFKGNTDETKEVKYMSAFKIGLFQVLAMIPGVSRSAATIVGGLTQKLTRKNAAEFSFFLAVPTMFAATAYKLFKIYDTIEKSQIKILVVGNVVAFVVAIIAIKAFITFLTRYGFKLFGYYRIVLGIVLLILFALGVDLNISG
- a CDS encoding DUF3098 domain-containing protein; protein product: MVQKKKVNIPNKPVIRKTAETATPQVKAAEPVKPVYQRQRTEVKKPVFLFGRINYILMLSGLLVMAIGFILMIGGGSKDPNVFNPDIFDAQRLTVAPILVLLGYAIEIFAIMIRPKDKVQA